In Candidatus Kaistella beijingensis, a genomic segment contains:
- a CDS encoding thioredoxin family protein — MVEADSAAIAEAKKKAAAEEKAKLPKPYNDKENAEAKIAELVKIAKKENKNIILQAGGNWCIWCLRFNNYVQTTPELKEIIDQNYLYYHLNYSPENKNVKVFAKYGNPGEKFGYPVFIVLDKDGKQIHTQDSAVLEEGKGYSLEKVKEFFNAWKPKG; from the coding sequence ATGGTAGAAGCAGACAGTGCAGCCATTGCAGAAGCCAAGAAAAAAGCGGCAGCTGAAGAAAAAGCAAAGCTCCCTAAACCTTATAACGACAAGGAAAATGCGGAAGCAAAAATTGCAGAACTGGTAAAAATTGCGAAGAAAGAAAATAAAAATATTATTCTTCAAGCAGGTGGAAACTGGTGTATTTGGTGTTTGAGATTTAATAATTATGTACAGACAACTCCCGAATTAAAGGAGATTATCGACCAAAATTACCTTTATTATCACTTAAATTATTCACCAGAAAATAAAAATGTGAAAGTTTTCGCAAAATATGGAAATCCTGGTGAAAAGTTTGGCTATCCTGTTTTCATAGTTTTGGATAAGGACGGAAAACAAATCCACACGCAGGACAGCGCAGTTTTGGAGGAAGGAAAAGGGTACAGTTTGGAAAAAGTGAAGGAATTTTTCAACGCTTGGAAACCAAAAGGATAA